One region of Afipia carboxidovorans OM5 genomic DNA includes:
- a CDS encoding P-II family nitrogen regulator: MSTDNGMILITALIRPHMEGHVVRALHDLADFPGFTFDEVRGQGRGRGQGGAYVVSDEDITYHQYLELRLVCPMDQADEICRRIEAAAWTGRKGDGVVYTMPVNSFARIREAGAKERRHD, from the coding sequence ATGAGCACTGACAACGGCATGATTTTGATCACCGCATTGATCAGGCCGCATATGGAGGGCCACGTCGTCCGCGCGCTTCACGATCTAGCGGATTTCCCCGGCTTCACCTTCGATGAGGTTCGCGGCCAGGGCCGCGGGCGAGGGCAGGGCGGCGCTTACGTCGTGAGCGACGAGGACATCACCTATCACCAATATCTCGAGTTGAGACTGGTGTGCCCGATGGATCAGGCCGACGAGATTTGCCGCCGGATCGAAGCAGCGGCGTGGACCGGGCGAAAGGGCGACGGCGTGGTCTACACGATGCCGGTCAACAGCTTCGCCCGGATCAGGGAAGCCGGAGCAAAGGAGCGCCGCCATGATTGA
- a CDS encoding MFS transporter → MSQRQLPVIVALGTTQTLAWASSYYLPAILADPIAYDLGISSNWFFAAFSAAMVISGLLGPRVGRQIDLFGGRPVLSGSNVIFAAGLALLGASTSGWMLGVAWFLLGIGMATGLYDAAFSALGRIYGDNARRAITGITLIAGFASTVGWPLSSWGLETIGWRNTCYAWAAAHLLIGLPLNLLFLPKVAVAKRAEGSAVKPHIQIDRPMILLSLAFAAAWTVTSAMAAHLPRIVEAFGATPAQAVFAGMMIGPAQVAARVLEASTLGRFHPLFSTRLACITHPIGACVIGIFGGPAAVAFALLHGAGNGLLTISRGTLPLAIFGPENFGYRLGLLGAPSRVCQAVAPLGFSLLIDSFGGGVVVASSMLSLVAFGALLFMPMPTAKLVMDDAPAK, encoded by the coding sequence GTGAGTCAACGTCAGCTTCCGGTCATTGTCGCCCTCGGGACCACGCAGACGCTCGCGTGGGCGTCGAGTTACTATCTTCCGGCGATCCTTGCCGATCCGATCGCGTACGATCTCGGTATCTCAAGCAACTGGTTCTTCGCGGCGTTCTCGGCCGCGATGGTCATCTCCGGTTTGCTCGGGCCGCGTGTCGGACGTCAAATCGATCTGTTCGGAGGGCGGCCGGTCCTGTCCGGATCGAACGTGATCTTTGCGGCGGGGCTGGCGTTGCTCGGCGCATCGACTTCGGGCTGGATGCTTGGTGTTGCCTGGTTCCTGCTTGGGATTGGGATGGCCACGGGGCTTTATGATGCAGCGTTCAGCGCACTGGGGCGCATCTACGGTGATAACGCTCGGCGTGCGATCACGGGAATTACGTTGATCGCCGGATTCGCCAGCACGGTCGGCTGGCCGCTCAGTTCTTGGGGTTTGGAAACGATCGGCTGGCGAAACACATGTTATGCTTGGGCCGCCGCGCACCTTCTGATTGGGCTTCCTCTCAACCTGCTTTTCCTGCCGAAGGTGGCAGTGGCAAAGCGTGCCGAAGGATCGGCCGTCAAACCGCATATTCAGATTGACCGTCCCATGATCCTGCTTTCCCTGGCATTCGCGGCGGCTTGGACCGTCACGTCGGCGATGGCAGCGCATCTGCCGCGCATCGTCGAGGCATTCGGGGCAACCCCCGCACAGGCCGTGTTCGCAGGGATGATGATCGGTCCGGCCCAGGTTGCGGCGCGCGTCCTGGAAGCAAGCACGCTCGGCAGGTTTCATCCGTTGTTTTCGACGCGGCTTGCCTGCATCACGCATCCGATCGGTGCCTGCGTGATCGGGATCTTCGGAGGGCCTGCCGCTGTGGCATTCGCCTTGCTTCACGGGGCGGGTAACGGCCTGCTCACGATCTCTCGAGGAACGTTGCCGTTGGCGATCTTCGGTCCCGAAAACTTTGGCTATCGTCTCGGGTTGCTTGGCGCGCCATCCCGTGTCTGTCAGGCCGTAGCGCCACTGGGATTTAGCCTTCTGATCGATTCGTTTGGCGGTGGCGTCGTGGTGGCGTCGTCAATGTTGAGCCTGGTTGCTTTCGGCGCGTTGCTGTTCATGCCGATGCCTACGGCCAAATTGGTCATGGACGATGCTCCGGCAAAATGA
- a CDS encoding FAD-dependent oxidoreductase, whose product MTSKTVAVIGGGPVGLAAAAHLMERGMTPIVLEAGERAGHAVRQWRHVQLFSPWKYNIDGAAARLLASTGWNSPDPEVYATGGELLDYYLDPLATKTPLKDVIRTSSRVTAISRVGFDKAKTKGRESAPFEIRFQNGKGPEVVRADAVIDVSGTWSSPNPAGANGLSAIGERDCASRIAYGMPDISGNDRERYKGKTVAVLGAGHSAIGTLADLARLRDADPSTEVIWLLRGTDPSKAFGGGANDKLVARGELGTAFAGLVVNGKIKVESGFGATHVSASGERLRIGAGSACCGRHVIVDELIVATGFRPDLSFLNEMRLRLDSSIEAPVDLAPLIDPNEHSCGTVRPHGARELRQDEPGLYLAGMKSYGRAPTFLMITGYEQVRSIAAEIAGDHEAAARVELELPETGVCTRGGVESGIASSGCCGGPVPADVNACCAEDANAKSTGKSGRGCS is encoded by the coding sequence ATGACGTCGAAAACCGTAGCCGTCATCGGTGGAGGTCCCGTCGGTCTTGCCGCCGCCGCTCACCTGATGGAGCGAGGCATGACGCCGATCGTGCTGGAGGCAGGCGAGCGTGCCGGACACGCGGTCAGACAGTGGCGGCACGTGCAACTGTTCTCGCCATGGAAGTACAACATCGACGGCGCGGCGGCTCGCTTGCTGGCTTCAACGGGATGGAATTCGCCCGATCCGGAGGTGTATGCAACGGGCGGCGAGTTGCTTGACTATTATCTTGATCCCCTTGCGACCAAGACGCCGCTGAAGGACGTCATCAGGACGTCCAGCCGCGTCACCGCGATTAGCCGTGTCGGATTCGACAAGGCAAAGACGAAGGGACGCGAGAGCGCGCCATTCGAAATCCGTTTTCAAAATGGCAAAGGGCCGGAGGTCGTGCGGGCCGACGCCGTGATCGACGTGTCCGGAACGTGGTCCTCCCCCAATCCCGCGGGCGCGAACGGGCTTTCTGCAATCGGGGAGCGGGACTGTGCAAGCCGGATCGCCTATGGAATGCCTGACATCTCCGGAAACGATCGGGAGCGGTATAAGGGCAAGACCGTGGCCGTCCTTGGCGCGGGCCATTCCGCGATCGGTACGTTGGCCGATCTGGCGCGTCTTCGTGACGCGGATCCGTCCACCGAGGTCATCTGGCTCCTCCGCGGTACCGATCCATCGAAGGCATTCGGCGGAGGCGCCAACGACAAGCTGGTCGCCCGCGGCGAATTGGGAACGGCGTTTGCTGGCCTCGTTGTCAACGGCAAGATCAAGGTGGAATCTGGTTTCGGCGCCACGCACGTTTCCGCTTCGGGGGAACGGCTGCGCATCGGGGCCGGGTCGGCCTGCTGCGGCCGCCATGTCATCGTCGATGAGTTGATCGTGGCGACGGGATTTCGGCCCGATCTCTCGTTCCTGAACGAAATGCGATTGCGTCTGGATTCCTCGATCGAGGCTCCCGTCGATCTGGCGCCCTTGATCGATCCGAACGAACACAGTTGCGGGACGGTGCGCCCCCATGGCGCCCGCGAGCTTCGGCAGGATGAGCCGGGTCTGTATCTCGCTGGCATGAAGTCCTATGGACGGGCCCCCACGTTCCTGATGATCACGGGATACGAACAGGTCCGCTCCATCGCGGCCGAGATTGCCGGAGATCACGAAGCGGCCGCTCGGGTCGAACTGGAGCTTCCGGAAACGGGCGTGTGTACTCGGGGTGGCGTCGAGTCCGGCATCGCGTCGTCCGGATGCTGCGGCGGCCCGGTGCCCGCCGACGTGAACGCTTGTTGTGCGGAGGATGCCAACGCAAAGTCCACCGGGAAATCAGGACGCGGTTGCTCGTGA
- a CDS encoding ArsR/SmtB family transcription factor, with protein sequence MEIEQAILALGALAQQTRLQAFQVLVQHEPDGLAAGDLARLLEVPQNTLSAHLSVLTRSDLVTSERHSRSIVYRVNLTTFQAITVFLLQDCCGGRQEICAPIFESLVPCCPPPTKKEKSRA encoded by the coding sequence ATGGAAATCGAACAAGCCATTCTGGCGTTGGGCGCTCTCGCCCAGCAGACCCGCCTCCAGGCCTTCCAGGTCCTGGTACAACACGAGCCCGATGGATTGGCCGCCGGCGATCTCGCGCGATTGCTTGAGGTGCCGCAGAATACGCTCTCGGCTCACCTTTCCGTGCTGACCCGGTCCGATCTCGTGACGTCCGAGCGGCACAGCCGTTCGATCGTGTACCGGGTGAACCTCACAACCTTTCAGGCGATCACCGTCTTCCTGTTGCAGGACTGCTGCGGCGGCCGCCAGGAAATTTGTGCGCCCATTTTCGAAAGCCTCGTCCCTTGCTGTCCACCTCCGACGAAGAAGGAGAAGTCTCGTGCCTGA
- the ihpA gene encoding divalent metal ion exporter subunit IhpA has translation MHRFNGAVRIACAWLVLTIPAVAAERSRTISLPQALQGALTANPRLTAAERDVGIAGGLRTQSGALPNPEASFELDNALGSGPYKGTRSAETNLQLSQLVELGGKREARIAAGQAGVGSAVWQRRATRLEVLSETAIAFITVISAQRRIEIFDEQIKSFDQLIPQLQKRVEEGASSPAETERAQVAADLFRVERERAKTQLATARRDLAILMGESTPHFGKAIGRLALIGQPPSFRSVVQAIEANPQLMRWTAVTAQRNAELLIARLKAVPDVRFSVGWRHFQDTNDNGVRLGVSIPLPIFDQNRGNIIAAQESLAKTTAERSINKLVLISIAGRAYDSINGALAEIKLLRSSVIPKARSAAATIQSGYAQGRFTLLELLDVKGSVLQALLREQEALQNFHIAVATIEGLVGNPFSLTHQSSR, from the coding sequence ATGCATCGATTCAATGGGGCAGTGCGCATTGCATGCGCATGGCTTGTTCTCACAATTCCAGCTGTGGCTGCGGAGCGGTCGCGTACGATTTCATTGCCGCAAGCCCTGCAAGGGGCGTTGACGGCCAATCCGCGCCTCACCGCTGCCGAGCGGGACGTCGGCATCGCCGGCGGGTTGCGGACTCAGTCCGGGGCGCTGCCGAATCCGGAAGCCTCGTTTGAACTGGACAACGCACTCGGGTCAGGGCCTTACAAGGGAACACGTTCGGCCGAAACCAATCTGCAACTCAGTCAGTTGGTCGAACTCGGCGGCAAGCGCGAGGCACGAATTGCCGCAGGCCAGGCTGGCGTCGGTTCCGCGGTATGGCAGCGGCGGGCGACACGGCTGGAGGTATTGTCCGAGACCGCGATCGCCTTCATCACCGTCATCAGCGCGCAACGCCGGATCGAGATTTTCGACGAACAGATTAAGAGCTTCGACCAGCTAATTCCCCAACTGCAGAAACGCGTCGAGGAAGGCGCGTCATCGCCTGCGGAAACCGAACGTGCCCAAGTCGCGGCCGATCTGTTCCGGGTCGAGCGGGAGCGCGCCAAGACCCAATTGGCGACAGCGCGGCGCGATCTTGCCATCCTGATGGGTGAAAGTACCCCCCATTTTGGCAAAGCGATCGGTCGACTGGCCCTCATTGGGCAGCCGCCCTCGTTCCGATCGGTCGTCCAGGCCATCGAAGCCAACCCGCAGTTGATGCGCTGGACCGCGGTGACCGCGCAGCGCAACGCCGAACTGCTGATCGCGCGCCTGAAAGCTGTGCCTGACGTTCGGTTCTCTGTCGGATGGCGACATTTTCAAGATACCAACGACAATGGTGTCCGGCTTGGTGTGTCAATCCCCTTGCCAATTTTCGACCAAAACCGAGGCAACATCATCGCGGCCCAGGAAAGCCTCGCCAAGACCACAGCCGAGCGTTCCATCAACAAGCTGGTTCTCATCAGCATCGCTGGGCGCGCCTACGACTCGATCAACGGGGCGCTGGCGGAAATCAAGCTGTTGCGCTCCTCGGTCATTCCGAAAGCCCGCAGCGCCGCCGCCACCATCCAGAGCGGCTATGCGCAAGGCCGCTTCACCCTGCTTGAGTTGCTCGACGTGAAGGGCTCGGTCCTCCAGGCGCTGCTGCGCGAGCAGGAAGCGCTGCAAAACTTCCATATCGCCGTCGCGACCATCGAAGGTCTCGTCGGCAACCCGTTCTCGCTTACCCATCAGAGTTCAAGATGA
- a CDS encoding ArsR/SmtB family transcription factor has product MKLIDAASRLEALGNPTRLRIYRTLVRAGQSGMPVGRLQEKLKVAPSTLSHHVKSLVSVGLIRQVREGTTLVCHAEYDTMRGLVDFLVAECCADEATTGCNGRKTAA; this is encoded by the coding sequence ATGAAACTCATCGACGCCGCATCGCGCCTGGAAGCCCTCGGCAATCCGACGAGGCTCCGGATTTATCGGACGCTCGTTCGGGCGGGGCAGTCCGGCATGCCTGTCGGTCGCCTGCAGGAAAAACTGAAGGTCGCTCCGTCCACCTTGTCCCACCACGTCAAGTCGCTGGTCAGTGTGGGCCTGATCCGTCAGGTCCGGGAAGGGACGACGCTCGTGTGTCATGCAGAGTACGACACCATGCGGGGCCTGGTGGATTTCCTCGTGGCTGAATGCTGTGCCGACGAGGCGACTACCGGATGCAACGGGAGAAAGACGGCTGCGTAG
- the ihpB gene encoding divalent metal ion exporter adaptor subunit IhpB, with protein MIKAFARYFIFLLVAAGLVYGGYRMLNPATSKPTPTEASESAHSDSVVLSDAKVDASGIELAKASSGVLRDSMLLNGIVQPNQELLVQVTPRFPGIVRDVRKRIGDRVQKGDVLAVIESNQSLTPYELKASLAGTVIHRQITLGEYASEQKPAFVVADLSTVWVDFSVYRRDLNRVSVGDQVLIDPADGGSQIDAKISYLSPVGSSDTQSAIARAVVPNTEQRLRPGLFITGRLALSAKKVGVAVKSSALQTVENRTVVFVRNGDKFEARNVEVGQRDPHLVEITSGVLEGDVYAAQNSFIVKAEMTKGAGGDEH; from the coding sequence ATGATCAAGGCATTCGCCCGTTACTTTATATTTCTCCTGGTCGCCGCCGGGCTCGTCTACGGCGGCTACCGGATGTTGAATCCCGCCACATCGAAGCCGACGCCGACCGAAGCGTCGGAAAGCGCGCACTCCGACAGCGTGGTCCTCAGCGACGCCAAGGTCGATGCATCCGGAATCGAGCTTGCAAAGGCGTCCTCCGGCGTGCTGCGCGACAGCATGTTGTTGAACGGCATCGTGCAACCGAACCAGGAATTGCTGGTGCAGGTGACGCCGCGATTTCCCGGAATCGTCCGCGATGTGCGCAAGCGCATCGGCGATAGGGTCCAGAAGGGCGATGTGCTCGCGGTGATCGAGAGCAACCAAAGCCTGACGCCCTATGAATTGAAGGCATCGCTGGCGGGGACCGTGATCCACCGCCAGATCACGTTGGGTGAGTACGCCTCGGAACAGAAGCCTGCGTTCGTCGTCGCGGACCTGTCGACGGTGTGGGTCGACTTTTCGGTTTATCGGCGCGACCTGAACCGGGTCAGCGTCGGCGACCAGGTGTTGATCGACCCGGCCGACGGCGGATCGCAGATCGACGCCAAGATCTCGTATTTGTCGCCGGTCGGCAGCAGCGACACCCAGAGCGCCATCGCCAGGGCCGTGGTCCCGAACACCGAACAGCGACTGCGTCCGGGCCTCTTCATCACCGGACGATTAGCGCTGTCGGCGAAGAAGGTCGGCGTCGCGGTGAAATCGTCGGCCCTTCAGACGGTCGAAAACAGGACAGTGGTGTTCGTCCGTAACGGCGACAAGTTCGAGGCGCGGAACGTCGAAGTAGGCCAACGCGATCCACATCTCGTCGAGATCACATCCGGCGTCCTCGAGGGCGACGTTTACGCGGCGCAGAACAGCTTCATCGTGAAGGCGGAAATGACCAAGGGAGCGGGTGGCGATGAGCACTGA
- a CDS encoding efflux RND transporter permease subunit, with amino-acid sequence MIDAILSFSIRQRWLVMIGVLLMAAFGAWNFTRLPIDAVPDITNVQVQINSSAPGYSPLEVEQRITFPIEVAMGGLPHLESTRSQSRYGLSQVTIIFKDGTDIYFARQLVNERIQQAKDQLPAGVETAMGPISTGLGEIYLFTVEAKPGARKAGGGEYTPSDLRTIQDWIIKPQLRNVPGVIEVNTIGGFERQFQVLPDPAQLMAYKLNFRDVMTALAANNANVGAGYIERNGEQYLVRTPGQVANVEEIKEIVIGSHNGVPIRISDVADVTEGKDLRTGAATINGKETVLGTAMLLIGENSRTVAQSVAAKLKEIGKSLPDGVIAHTVYDRTHLVEATVATVEKNLVEGALLVIVILFLILGNFKAAIATACVIPLAMLFTITGMVENKVSANLMSLGAIDFGIIIDGAVIIVENCLRLLAAEQHRLGRLLSRQERFETILAGSREVIGPSLFGTLIIAVVYLPILTLTGVEGKMFTPMALTVLMALTGAAILSMTFVPAAVALLVTGKVSEHENWFMRGARHIYTPLLSASIRNRVGVAAIAALFVVVCGLATTRMGFEFIPSLDEGDVALQAIRIPGTSLTQSLEMQAMLEKRLLKIPEVKEAFARTGTAEVATDLMPPSTSDGYVMLKPRKEWPDPEKTKAAVVAEIQEAAEEIPGNVYEISQPIEMRFNELISGVRSDVGVKIFGDDLDLLVQSAAKVQAVLQNVQGAADVKTEQASGLPVLTVKLNRQALSRYGISVGDVQNLVEIAVGGKKSGQVFEGDRRFDIVVRLPEHLRLDIEAIKALPVPLPPLDNQTKATPAVWNNSALAQIRYVPLSELAQIDAAPGPNQISREQGKRRIVVTANVRGRDLGSFVADAEQQIEAKVKLPAGYWIGWGGQFEQLVSATQRLTIVVPIALLLIFLLLFMSLGSMADALLVFSGVPLALTGGIIALLLRGIPLSISAGIGFIALSGVAVLNGLVIITFIERLRQEGQRLIDAVREGALTRLRPVLMTALVASLGFVPMAIATGAGAEVQRPLATVVIGGIISSTILTLLVLPALYVLFRREDMENGAAAQSHAANAANGEAL; translated from the coding sequence ATGATTGACGCAATTCTTTCGTTCTCCATCCGGCAACGGTGGCTGGTGATGATCGGTGTTCTGCTGATGGCCGCCTTCGGCGCGTGGAATTTCACCCGGTTGCCAATCGATGCTGTTCCGGACATCACCAATGTTCAGGTCCAGATCAACAGCAGCGCCCCCGGCTATTCGCCGCTCGAAGTCGAACAGCGGATCACGTTTCCGATCGAGGTCGCCATGGGCGGTCTGCCGCACCTCGAGAGTACGCGTTCGCAATCCCGCTACGGCCTGAGCCAGGTAACCATCATCTTCAAGGACGGCACCGATATCTATTTCGCTCGCCAGCTAGTCAACGAGCGGATTCAGCAGGCTAAGGACCAGCTTCCCGCGGGTGTTGAGACGGCGATGGGACCGATCTCGACCGGTCTTGGCGAGATCTATCTGTTCACGGTGGAGGCCAAGCCCGGCGCGCGCAAGGCCGGGGGAGGGGAATATACCCCAAGCGACCTGCGCACCATCCAGGACTGGATCATCAAACCGCAATTACGCAACGTGCCGGGCGTCATCGAAGTCAACACTATCGGCGGTTTCGAGCGGCAGTTCCAGGTGCTGCCGGATCCAGCGCAGTTGATGGCCTACAAGCTCAACTTTCGGGACGTGATGACGGCGCTGGCCGCAAACAACGCCAACGTCGGCGCCGGCTACATCGAGCGCAATGGCGAACAGTATTTGGTCCGCACGCCAGGTCAGGTGGCCAACGTCGAGGAAATCAAGGAAATCGTCATTGGGTCGCACAATGGCGTGCCCATCCGGATCTCCGACGTGGCCGACGTCACCGAAGGCAAGGACCTGCGCACGGGCGCGGCGACAATCAACGGCAAGGAAACGGTGCTCGGTACCGCCATGCTGTTGATCGGCGAAAACAGCCGCACCGTGGCGCAAAGCGTGGCTGCCAAGCTCAAGGAGATCGGCAAGTCACTGCCGGACGGCGTGATCGCGCATACTGTCTACGACCGTACGCACCTCGTCGAGGCGACGGTTGCGACCGTCGAAAAGAACCTCGTCGAAGGCGCTTTGCTGGTGATCGTGATCCTGTTCCTGATCCTAGGCAATTTCAAAGCGGCGATCGCCACGGCCTGCGTCATACCGCTCGCCATGCTCTTCACAATCACAGGCATGGTGGAGAACAAAGTCAGTGCCAACCTGATGAGCCTTGGCGCGATCGACTTCGGCATTATCATCGACGGCGCCGTCATCATCGTCGAGAACTGCCTGAGATTGCTGGCAGCCGAACAGCATCGTCTGGGCCGCCTGCTCAGCCGCCAGGAGCGCTTCGAGACCATTCTTGCGGGCTCGCGCGAAGTCATCGGGCCCAGCCTGTTTGGAACGCTGATCATCGCTGTGGTCTATCTGCCGATCCTGACGCTGACTGGTGTGGAAGGGAAGATGTTCACGCCGATGGCGCTGACCGTACTGATGGCGCTGACCGGCGCTGCCATCCTGTCGATGACGTTCGTGCCCGCCGCCGTGGCGCTGTTGGTGACGGGCAAGGTATCGGAACACGAGAACTGGTTCATGCGAGGCGCGCGCCATATCTATACGCCGCTCCTGAGCGCGTCGATCCGCAATCGCGTCGGCGTGGCGGCGATTGCCGCGTTGTTCGTCGTGGTCTGCGGCCTCGCGACCACGCGCATGGGCTTTGAGTTCATCCCGAGCCTCGACGAGGGCGATGTCGCGCTGCAGGCCATCCGGATTCCGGGAACGAGCCTGACCCAATCGCTCGAAATGCAGGCGATGCTTGAGAAGCGGCTGCTCAAGATTCCGGAGGTCAAAGAAGCCTTTGCGCGAACCGGAACTGCAGAAGTCGCGACCGATCTGATGCCGCCTTCCACCTCGGACGGCTACGTCATGCTAAAGCCGCGGAAGGAATGGCCCGACCCGGAAAAAACGAAGGCGGCGGTTGTCGCCGAGATCCAGGAAGCCGCCGAGGAGATCCCCGGGAACGTCTACGAGATTTCGCAACCGATCGAGATGCGGTTCAATGAGCTGATTTCCGGCGTCCGCAGCGATGTCGGCGTCAAGATTTTCGGAGACGATCTCGATCTGCTCGTCCAATCCGCCGCCAAGGTGCAGGCCGTGTTGCAAAACGTTCAGGGCGCCGCTGACGTCAAGACCGAGCAGGCGTCCGGGTTGCCGGTGCTGACGGTCAAGCTCAACCGCCAGGCGTTGTCGCGCTACGGCATCAGCGTCGGCGACGTCCAGAACCTCGTCGAGATTGCGGTCGGCGGCAAGAAGTCAGGCCAGGTCTTCGAGGGCGACCGCCGGTTCGACATCGTGGTCCGGCTCCCGGAACATCTGCGCTTAGATATCGAGGCGATCAAGGCGCTCCCGGTGCCGTTGCCACCGCTCGACAATCAAACCAAGGCGACGCCCGCGGTATGGAACAACTCTGCGCTCGCCCAGATCCGCTACGTGCCGCTCTCCGAACTCGCGCAAATCGATGCGGCGCCCGGACCGAACCAGATCAGCCGCGAACAAGGGAAACGCCGCATCGTGGTCACCGCCAACGTTCGCGGGCGTGATCTCGGCTCGTTCGTGGCCGACGCGGAGCAGCAGATCGAGGCCAAGGTCAAGCTGCCGGCCGGCTACTGGATTGGATGGGGCGGCCAGTTCGAACAGCTGGTCTCGGCGACGCAGCGGCTGACCATCGTGGTGCCGATCGCCCTCTTGCTGATCTTCCTGCTGCTGTTCATGAGCCTGGGCTCGATGGCGGATGCATTGCTAGTCTTCAGCGGGGTGCCGCTGGCCCTCACCGGCGGCATTATTGCGTTATTGTTGCGCGGCATTCCGCTATCGATCAGCGCCGGGATCGGTTTCATCGCACTGTCCGGCGTTGCGGTGCTCAACGGGTTGGTGATCATCACCTTCATCGAGCGGCTGCGCCAGGAAGGTCAACGATTGATCGATGCCGTGCGCGAGGGTGCGCTCACCCGGTTGCGTCCAGTGCTGATGACTGCGCTTGTCGCGTCGCTTGGCTTCGTCCCGATGGCGATCGCGACCGGAGCCGGAGCGGAAGTCCAGCGGCCGCTGGCGACGGTGGTCATCGGCGGCATCATTTCGTCAACGATCTTGACGCTGCTTGTGCTGCCGGCCCTCTATGTCCTGTTCCGGCGCGAGGACATGGAGAACGGAGCTGCTGCGCAATCGCACGCGGCGAACGCCGCGAACGGAGAAGCGCTATGA
- a CDS encoding arsenate reductase ArsC — MPDRVYNVLFLCTGNSARSILAEAILRKDGSGRFRAFSAGSQPKGAVNPVALRVLASLDYPTDSLRSKSWQEFAAPDAPVMDFVFTVCDSAAGESCPVWPGQPMTAHWGIEDPAAVEGTDIQKEAAFVAAFRYMKNRIALFTALPLGSIDAMALGTKLRDIGNSEGSTSGRPRVA; from the coding sequence GTGCCTGACCGCGTCTACAACGTCCTGTTTCTCTGCACGGGCAATTCCGCCCGCTCAATTCTGGCCGAAGCCATTCTGCGCAAGGACGGAAGCGGCCGTTTCCGCGCATTCTCCGCAGGTAGCCAACCGAAGGGAGCCGTCAACCCGGTTGCATTGCGCGTGCTGGCCAGCCTCGACTATCCAACGGATTCTTTGCGTTCGAAGAGCTGGCAAGAATTCGCCGCTCCGGATGCACCGGTCATGGATTTCGTCTTTACGGTTTGCGACAGCGCCGCCGGGGAAAGTTGCCCTGTTTGGCCGGGACAGCCAATGACCGCGCATTGGGGGATCGAAGATCCCGCAGCCGTAGAAGGCACCGACATCCAGAAGGAAGCCGCCTTCGTTGCCGCCTTTCGCTACATGAAGAACCGGATTGCGCTGTTCACCGCCCTGCCCCTCGGCTCGATCGATGCGATGGCGCTCGGCACCAAACTTCGCGACATCGGAAACTCTGAGGGCTCGACGTCGGGCCGCCCGCGCGTGGCATGA